Proteins encoded in a region of the Cotesia glomerata isolate CgM1 unplaced genomic scaffold, MPM_Cglom_v2.3 scaffold_40, whole genome shotgun sequence genome:
- the LOC123274527 gene encoding eukaryotic translation initiation factor 3 subunit E-like → MAKFDLTCRIGQYLDRHLAFPLLEFLDTKRIYDENELLQAKLDILSKTNMIDYVIDIRKQLYPDKEVPEELKARRAEVVRELGTLQNNVSTVVGWMNDEKVMKKMEEMRDSKALNNYLVQDLEFKIEMMDGLVKLAKYRYECGNYSISTSYLYFYMLIMPPTDKNYLNVLWGKLASEILAQNWDTALEDVNKLREYIDNNAIGNSLHVLQQRTWLIHWSLFVFFNHVKGRDLIIEMFLYRPHYLNAIQTTCPHILRYLAAAVIVNRSKRSTLKDLVKVIQQESYTYRDPITEFLEHLYVNFDFDGARKKLQECQTVVFNDFFLIALLSEFVENARLMIFETFCRIHQCISIGMLAEKLNMKADVAECWIVNLIRNARLDAKIDSKLGHVVMGGQPASPYQQLVEKIETLSVRSEALENLIERKLKAKNQDRVSIVWN, encoded by the exons atggcCAAGTTTGATCTTACTTGTCGTATTGGTCAATACCTGGATCGGCATTTAGCCTTTCCGCTTTTGGAGTTTTTGGATACTAAaagg atttatgaCGAAAATGAACTGCTCCAAGCTAAACTTGACATTCTTAGTAAAACAAATATGATTGATTATGTCATTGATATTAGGAAACAATTATACCCTGACAAGGAAGTTCctgag gAATTGAAGGCACGCCGTGCCGAAGTTGTAAGAGAACTTGGAACTTTGCAAAATAATGTTTCGACAGTTGTGGGATGGATGAATGACGAGAAAGTCATGAAAAAAATGGAAGAAATGCGTGACTCGAAAGCgctcaataattatttagttcaAGATTTAGAG ttCAAAATTGAAATGATGGATGGGCTTGTCAAATTGGCCAAGTACCGATATGAATGTGGTAATTACTCAATTTCCACATcttacttatatttttatatgctCATCATGCCACCGACTGACaag aattacttGAACGTGTTGTGGGGAAAACTGGCATCAGAAATTTTGGCCCAGAACTGGGATACTGCATTGGAAGACGTAAACAAATTACGTGAATACATTGACAACAATGCTATTGGTAATTCCCTTCATGTTCTTCAGCAACGAACATGGTTAATTCACTGGAGCTTGTTTGTTTTCTTCAACCATGTTAAAGGACGTGACTTGATTATTGAAATGTTCCTCTATCGCCCTCA CTACTTGAATGCCATTCAAACTACTTGTCCTCACATCCTTCGTTACTTGGCAGCTGCCGTAATTGTAAATCGTTCTAAACGATCAACTTTGAAGGATCTCGTTAAAGTAATTCAGCAAGAATCTTACACGTACCGTGATCCAATCACTGAATTTTTAGAACATTTGTATGTTAATTTCGACTTTGACGGAGCACGAAAAAAACTCCAGGAATGCCAAACAGTAGTCTTCAATGACTTCTTCCTTATCGCGTTGCTTAGCGAATTCGTTGAGAATGCAAGattgatgatttttgaaaCTTTCTGTCGTATTCATCAGTGTATTAGCATTGg taTGCTTGCTGAGAAACTTAACATGAAAGCCGACGTAGCTGAATGCTGGATAGTTAATTTGATTCGTAATGCACGATTAGATGCAAAAATCGACAGTAAACTGGGACACGTTGTCATGGGAGGACAACCGGCATCACCGTATCAACAGTTGGTTGAGAAAATAGAAACTTTGAGTGTACGGAGTGAAGCATTAGAAAATCTTATTGAACGTAAAttaaaagctaaaaatcaagATCGTGTAAGTATTGTTtggaattaa
- the LOC123274523 gene encoding probable RNA helicase armi — MFSLLVNAAKYIWGKTDEPNIDEIITKLESFNDDIYNDDDNLIEENENHNFEGCFYRNGTITSITADTILIDDRYICDISNSPTNNLEKGLKVHYLAYQTSQDDIKVRKIISIVSDFWDVNDDGDLISNNDKNQIIRKTIVCKVMKRDGRKVHLEPINTIINLDKADATFVPYRGDWVQVESLVELNENSGDLGGEVLEVSKIYPLRSTIKIGLITKYDQLKGVGNVDSDMIFSKVACQPGYIPCEGDKVVCDSIESDQGVYTWRCLTVVPLIQVDNTGKSVASVNSTSQVNEDNLNTLLKNKNGISITEDLNFNLEFNEEKKLDITITNNSNNSYTLTKGVFMSKKSQSQLSLLSPEINKSTKLCPGDSVVYTFLCTAKFIGATKELFIFCFNSFTIGRMFEINVNAKSVSVDRNPDDKNYNNDRLVRHDVFDQEFYIPGVRPCKAPNFIKVRSGVYRIPQRYWSIILPCINDKMSAIELEGVVGEALPFLNDTLTLQNYRDRFHALLYLEEMNLTIEMQKYDMDSSVMIPGGEFLILKVPGLAEKRPSLIIGDRVVVSFKWDSSGGKIKNEGFVHKVKNSEILLKFNPEFHNTYNGEDCQIIFKSSYSGLSRAHNAINLAINNLGVEILFPTSVNEKESQIDLEENVPDEKPKYVKKTNESLSSGTSSGESTPLQNRKSRASDRLLKVLSEIDSKEKEKNKKKDNLDSEIIINSCKLQIKKRKLIWFNKQLNYYQKEAVRNILRGIARPLPYVIFGPPGTGKTITLCEAILQILTCIPDSRILIATPSNSSANLIAERLLDSNALKPGDLVRLVAHHCLSDDSIPERLLPYCATGDLAAEGSSKRFEYTGSGPMINCTMSVLGRHRITIGTCIALGLLHNMGFPRGHFSHILVDEAGQATEPEIMVPLSFIHSDTGQIVLAGDPMQLGPVVSSRLAEHFGLAESFLVRLLQQFPYQRDNEGFETGFDPRLITKLVINYRSLPEILELPNSLFYDSELVSIVSKTDSPEAEILKSIADDLPPRDGQPPAVIFHGVNGENRQDSDSPSWYNPAEATQVYIYLLKLYKRGFNENDIGIITPYQKQVAQIRSLLWELDMQLPKVGSVEEFQGQERKIIILSTVRSCNDFIGNDARHALGFVASPRRLNVAITRPRALLIIIGNPFLLTKDPCWRSVLTYCLKNDSYIGCNFSMSYDDHVDN, encoded by the exons atgttttctttacTAGTTAATGCTGCCAAATATATTTGGGGTAAGACTGATGAACCAAATATTGACGAAATAATAACTAAACTCGAAAGTTTTAATGACGACATATATAACGACGATGATAATTTGattgaagaaaatgaaaatcataattttgaaGGATGTTTTTACAGAAATGGAACAATAACATCGATCACAGCGGATACTATTTTGATAGACGACCGTTACATTTGTGACATTTCAAACTCACCAACTAATAACTTAGAAAAGGGATTAAAAGTTCATTATTTGGCTTATCAAACCAGCCAAGATGATATCAAAGTCcgtaaaataatatcaatagttaGTGACTTTTGGGACGTAAATGATGATGGTGATTTAATCAGTAATAATGATAAGAACCAGATTATACGTAAAACTATTGTTTGTAAAGTAATGAAACGTGATGGTCGCAAAGTACATTTAGAACCGATTAAtacgataattaatttagacaAAGCAGATGCTACATTCGTGCCCTACCGAGGTGATTGGGTGCAAGTAGAGTCACTAGTTGAATTGAACGAAAATTCTGGTGATTTGGGTGGTGAAGTTTTGGAGGTCAGTAAAATATATCCATTGCGATCTACGATAAAAATAGGATTGATAACAAAGTATGATCAATTGAAAGGAGTCGGAAATGTTGACAGCGACATGATATTCAGTAAAGTTGCGTGCCAACCGGGGTACATTCCTTGTGAGGGTGATAAAGTTGTTTGCGACAGTATTGAAAGTGACCAGGGAGTTTACACATGGAGATGCCTAACCGTTGTACCGCTAATTCAGGTAGACAATACTGGAAAATCAGTCGCCTCGGTTAATAGTACCAGTCAGGTGAATGAAGATAATTTAAACAcgcttttgaaaaataaaaatggtaTTAGTATTACTgaagatttaaattttaatttagaatttaatgaagaaaaaaaattagatataactattacaaataattcaaataacaGTTACACTTTAACCAAAGGCGTATTCATGTCTAAGAAATCTCAATCTCAACTATCATTACTCTCtccagaaataaataaaagtactaAATTATGCCCTGGTGATTCAGTAGTTTATACATTTTTGTGTACAGCTAAATTTATCGGAGCTACAAAggaactttttatattttgtttcaaCAGCTTTACAATCGGGCGTATGTTTGAGATAAACGTTAATGCTAAAAGTGTGTCAGTAGATAGAAATCctgatgataaaaattacaataacgATAGATTGGTAAGACATGATGTCTTTGATCAAGAGTTTTATATACCGGGAGTACGTCCATGTAAAGCaccaaattttataaaagtacGTTCTGGAGTCTATCGAATTCCTCAACGTTATTGGAGCATAATACTGCCTTGTATCAATGATAAAATGTCTGCAATTGAACTAGAAGGCGTTGTTGGGGAAGCACTGCCGTTTTTAAATGACACATTGACTCTTCAAAATTACCGCGACCGCTTTCACGCCTTGCTGTATCTGGAGGAAATGAATCTTACGATTGAAATGCAAAAGTATGATATGGATAGTTCTGTAATGATACCTGGCGGAGAATTTTTAATCCTCAAAGTTCCTGGGTTAGCAGAAAAACGCCCGTCGCTCATTATTGGAGATCGTGTTGTTGTTTCCTTTAAATGGGACTCTAGTggtggaaaaataaaaaatgaagggTTTGTTcacaaagttaaaaattcagaaataTTGCTTAAGTTTAATCCTGAATTTCACAATACTTACAATGGTGAAGACTgtcagattatttttaaaagttcgtATTCTGGACTTTCACGTGCTCATAATGCAATAAACCttgctattaataatttaggtGTTGAAATTTTGTTTCCCACTTCGGTCAATGAAAAAGAGTCGCAGATTGATCTAGAAGAAAACGTTCCAGACGAAAAACCCAAGtatgttaaaaaaacgaaTGAATCGTTATCATCGGGGACGTCTTCTGGTGAATCCACGCCTCTACAAAATAGAAAATCACGAGCTTCAGACAgattattaaaagtattatCTGAAATAGATtctaaagaaaaagaaaaaaataaaaaaaaagacaatttggattcagaaataataattaattcatgtaaattgcaaataaaaaaacgtAAATTAATTTGGTTCAATAAAcaacttaattattatcaaaaagaaGCTGTAAGGAATATACTACGTGGTATTGCTCGACCACTTCCATATGTAATTTTTGGACCTCCGGGAACTGGTAAGACCATAACATTGTGTGAAGCTATTTTACAAATCCTTACATGTATTCCTGACAGTCGAATACTTATAGCGACACCCTCCAACAGCTCCGCTAATTTAATTGCTGAGCGTTTACTCGACAGTAATGCTTTGAAGCCTGGTGATTTGGTGCGATTGGTTGCTCATCATTGTCTGAGTGATGATTCGATACCTGAACGCCTTTTACCTTACTGTGCAACTGGTGACTTGGCTGCTGAAGGATCGTCCAAGAGATTCGAATACACTGGATCCGGTCCTATGATTAATTGCACGATGAGTGTGCTAGGCAGACATCGAATTACAATCGGCACATGTATTGCTCTGGGTTTATTGCACAATATGGGTTTTCCACGCGGCCATTTTTCGCATATTCTCGTCGATGAAGCTGGTCAGGCAACTGAGCCAGAAATTATGGttcctttatcctttattcaTTCAGATACTGGACAAATAGTGCTTGCAGGAGATCCGATGCAACTTGGGCCAGTGGTATCAAGTAGACTCGCAGAACATTTTGGACTTGCTGAGTCATTTCTTGTGCGACTACTCCAACAGTTTCCTTATCAACGTGATAATGAAGGATTTGAGACGGGTTTTGATCCTCGATTGATCACAAAACTTGTTATCAACTATCGAAGTCTTCCCGAAATTTTAGAATTGCCAAATTCGCTGTTTTATGATTCGGAATTGGTTTCCATTGTTAGTAAAACAGATAGCCCAGAAgccgaaattttaaaatcaatagcCGATGATTTGCCTCCGCGTGATGGTCAACCACCGGCTGTTATTTTTCACGGTGTCAATGGAGAAAATCGTCAGGATTCCGATAGTCCAAGTTGGTATAATCCCGCTGAAGCCACTcaagtttatatttatctGTTGAAACTTTATAAACGCGGATTCAATGAAAATGACATTGGAATTATTACGCCTTATCAAAAACAA GTTGCTCAAATACGTTCATTACTTTGGGAGTTGGACATGCAGTTGCCAAAAGTTGGAAGTGTTGAAGAATTTCAGGGTCAAGAACGAAAAATAATCATATTGTCAACAGTAAGATCTTGTAATGATTTTATCGGTAATGATGCTCGGCATGCACTTGGTTTTGTTGCTTCGCCACGGCGATTAAATGTCGCAATTACACGACCACGTGctctattaattataattggtAATCCATTTTTGTTAACTAAAGATCCGTGTTGGAGAAGTGTATTGACTTATTGtcttaaaaatgattcttATATTggctgtaatttttctatgtCATATGATGATCAcgttgataattaa